The Daucus carota subsp. sativus chromosome 9, DH1 v3.0, whole genome shotgun sequence genome window below encodes:
- the LOC135149334 gene encoding uncharacterized protein LOC135149334, translated as MKQSQRLNFSRMGRVMHCTICRETWHTRGKCPNKPADYVEKPVRKRMPKRRQMTEEEAERAAESERVGRERETGEAELMDEILEAEHVVSAPPPTTPRRSQRMVFMLTPNVQATHGTGGTPSPSKLQPHEAGTSKRGRPKLPVRKFKVPRKTGL; from the exons ATGAAGCAATCCCAAAGACTAAACTTCTCTAGGATGGGGAGGGTAATGCATTGCACAATCTGTAGAGAGACATGGCATACTAGAGGCAAATGCCCTAACAAGCCTGCTGATTATGTGGAGAAGCCAGTCAGAAAAAGGATGCCAAAGAGGAGACAGATGACTgaagaagaagctgaaagagctGCAGAAAGTGAGAGGGTTGGGAGGGAAAGGGAGACAGGGGAAGCTGAACTTATGGATGAGATTTTGGAGGCTGAGCATGTGGTTAGTGCACCACCACCAACTACACCTAGAAGAAGCCAAAGAATGGTTTTT ATGCTTACACCAAATGTTCAAGCAACACATGGCACAGGTGGGACTCCATCTCCTTCAAAGCTGCAACCACATGAGGCTGGGACCAGCAAAAGAGGAAGGCCAAAGCTTCCTGTGAGAAAATTCAAGGTCCCAAGAAAAACAGGACTGTag
- the LOC135146729 gene encoding uncharacterized protein LOC135146729 gives MWFSYLKENKCWQLKTVNDEHNCIYQYRNKLVTVKYLADLYGPRIRRNPSWKLKEMQEEFRTTLKVEVGEAKCCRVRQRALSQVEEEMKKHYAWVRNFGGEILRRNKDNTVKICTTRVNEGDAPHFQRFYVCYDKLKKGWKAGCRPIIGLDGCFLKSVCGGQLLSAVGSDGNDSMFPFAMVVVESESYDSWSWFLLLLIEDLDLGDGTGYTLISDQQKGLDKAVREFLPLVEHRFCARHLSSNLSKKHPGEAVKVAFWRACTSTHPAQFKVAMKDLEKHSKRAAQKMNELDPKVWSQAYFATHSKCASTDNNISECFNAWILKTRYMPLTDMLTEIHDMLMERIHKKRDAMRDVDCVLVPKARSVLESSECSVLWDGQDNFQVKWRGVGFCVNLKESTCSCRVWELTGIPCSHSVCAIQKIREDPVDYVEHWFKKDTYMRTYSFCLEVLRGEPFWKETMGDTVLPPPFVKQLRGRPKR, from the exons ATGTGGTTCTCATACTTGAAGGAGAATAAATGTTGGCAGCTGAAGACAGTTAATGATGAGCATAACTGCATCTACCAATACAGAAATAAGCTTGTGACTGTCAAGTACCTAGCAGATCTGTATGGTCCTAGGATAAGAAGAAATCCTAGTTGGAAGCTTAAAGAAATGCAAGAAGAATTCAGGACAACTTTGAAGGTTGAAGTTGGTGAAGCTAAGTGTTGTAGGGTGAGACAGAGGGCCTTAAGTCAAGTTGAGGAAGAGATGAAAAAACACTATGCTTGGGTTAGGAACTTTGGGGGTGAAATTTTGAGGAGAAATAAGGACAACACAGTGAAGATCTGTACAACAAGGGTGAATGAGGGAGATGCACCTCATTTTCAGAGATTTTATGTCTGTTATGACAAGCTGAAAAAGGGTTGGAAGGCTGGATGTAGACCAATCATAGGTCTGGATGGCTGCTTTCTCAAATCTGTGTGTGGTGGCCAGCTTCTTTCAGCAGTTGGAAGCGATGGCAATGACAGCATGTTCCCATTTGCAATGGTTGTGGTAGAGTCTGAATCTTATGATTCTTGGAGTTGGTTCTTACTCCTATTGATTGAAGATCTAGACTTGGGAGATGGCACTGGATATACACTAATTTCAGATCAACAAAAG GGCTTGGATAAGGCAGTGAGGGAATTTCTCCCTCTTGTGGAGCACAGATTTTGTGCTAGACATTTGTCTTCCAACTTGTCTAAGAAGCATCCAGGTGAAGCTGTCAAAGTGGCATTTTGGAGAGCTTGTACATCCACACATCCAGCTCAGTTCAAGGTTGCAATGAAGGACCTTGAAAAGCACTCCAAAAGGGCTGCTCAGAAGATGAATGAACTGGATCCCAAAGTATGGTCTCAAGCATACTTTGCAACTCATTCCAAATGTGCAAGCACTGACAACAATATCTCTGAGTGCTTCAATGCTTGGATCCTCAAGACAAGGTACATGCCCTTAACTGATATGCTTACAGAAATTCATGATATGCTTATGGAGAGGATACATAAAAAGAGAGATGCAATGAGGGATGTAGATTGTGTGCTTGTGCCTAAAGCCAGATCTGTTTTGGAGAGTAGTGAGTGCAGTGTGTTGTGGGATGGTCAGGATAACTTTCAAGTGAAATGGAGGGGGGTAGGTTTTTGTGTTAATTTGAAAGAAAGTACTTGTTCATGTAGAGTATGGGAGTTAACTGGCATACCTTGCTCTcattctgtttgtgccattcaaAAAATAAGAGAAGATCCAGTTGACTATGTGGAACATTGGTTCAAGAAAGATACATATATGAGGACTTACTCATTTTGTTTGGAAGTGCTGAGGGGGGAACCCTTTTGGAAGGAGACAATGGGAGACACAGTTCTCCCACCACCATTTGTGAAGCAGCTGAGGGGAAGGCCTAAAAGGTAG
- the LOC108201832 gene encoding uncharacterized protein LOC108201832, which produces METVRIVLFYNGGFVTPNLTGVREYVGRDTMKRIRVDVEKLSVSYIRNMFDFVVGESDKLYYLCNGVSLRGGYKLLVSDDQIPEIVHVATKAYGAGVIRLHLYHVNGDGEDYELCENEAAEDIGDEAQVKDAG; this is translated from the exons ATGGA GACTGTTCGAATTGTGTTGTTTTATAATGGTGGGTTTGTTACTCCTAATTTAACTGGTGTTAGAGAGTATGTGGGTAGGGATACAATGAAAAGGATTAGGGTTGATGTTGAGAAATTGAGTGTGAGCTATATAAGAAATATGTTTGATTTTGTCGTTGGAGAATCTGATAAGTTATATTATCTGTGTAATGGTGTTAGTCTAAGGGGTGGGTACAAACTGCTTGTGAGTGATGATCAAATCCCGGAAATTGTTCATGTAGCAACAAAAGCCTATGGTGCTGGGGTCATTAGGCTACACCTTTATCATGTGAATGGGGATGGGGAAGATTATGAGTTGTGTGAGAATGAGGCTGCAGAAGATATAGGTGATGAAGCACAAGTCAAAGATGCAGGATAA
- the LOC108201058 gene encoding putative pentatricopeptide repeat-containing protein At1g12700, mitochondrial has translation MKTMIMIVRRAFTTCFNSNTLLPSPSQGTNTVTATTTITLLRLHSLSQPSTYPNPNHIPTHHTELQQLLNEKCKLGFDKLDDALVVFDKMLRMKPLPTVIHFTQLLAALVKTKHYSAAVSVFSKMCSCSIPVNIITYNTAINCCCHFKRVDCGFALLAAIFKRGFVPDVVTYTTLLRGLISQDKFLEAELMFKNLLKCNQIQPNAVIFNTIINGQCKTGNTSQAVMLLRYMENKGCMPDVVTYSTVIDGLSKDRLVDEALGLLAEMSDKSIQPSVVSYNSLIHGMCNLSRWDDIIQLLNDMDRHKISPDEHTYSILVDAHARDGKVKDAQYLIELMIQRGQNPNVVTYSALMDGYCLRGELNKALAVLRTMTSKGILPNTRTYSILINGYCKKMKVDTAIHLLEEMPLKGLTPTVETYSTILDGLFRTRRLDEAHKFYKKMLNKGVKLNVVTCGILLHGLCWNGLVGEAMSMFHKMESCGLVPDICIYNILINGLFRDNKVDKARNLYHNLLLKGLQPTVITYNIMIQGFCHEGLLEEAYKTLLEMEENNCLANGVTYNTLIRGCFKNKMYHGGCVLIDEMVAHGFKADASTASMLFDLLQLKEQDPALLALQKKFMPIIFGQNLVNLTNTRTYNILINGYCKKMKVDTAIHLLEEMPRAGLTPTVETYNTILDGLFRTRRLDEAHKFYKKMLKQGLKLDIVTCRTLLHGLCWYGLVVEAMSLFNKMKSCGLVPDIQIYTILIHGLFKDGKVDEARNLFHNLLLKGLQPDVISYNIMIQGFCQEGLLEEAYKILLEMEEHNCLPNEVTYNTLIRGCLKNKMYDGGCVLIDEMVAHGFKADAFTASMLFDLLQLKEQDPALLALQKKFMP, from the exons ATGAAGACGATGATAATGATAGTGAGGAGGGCTTTCACCACCTGCTTCAATTCAAACACTCTTCTTCCATCCCCCAGTCAAGGTACTAATACTGTTACTGCTACTACTACTATTACGTTGCTTCGATTGCATTCACTTTCTCAGCCATCCACTTACCCTAACCCTAATCACATACCCACTCATCACACGGAACTTCAACAATTACTTAACGAGAAATGTAAGCTTGGTTTTGATAAGCTGGATGATGCTCTTGttgtgtttgataaaatgctcCGTATGAAGCCTCTTCCTACTGTCATCCACTTTACTCAACTCTTGGCCGCCCTTGTCAAGACGAAACATTACTCCGCGGCTGTCTCCGTCTTTTCAAAAATGTGCTCTTGTAGCATTCCTGTTAATATAATTACTTATAACACCGCCATCAACTGTTGTtgccacttcaaacgagttgatTGTGGCTTTGCGCTGTTGGCTGCCATCTTTAAGCGTGGTTTTGTCCCGGATGTCGTTACCTACACAACGCTTCTCAGGGGACTCATTTCCCAGGACAAGTTTCTCGAGGCTGAGCTTATGTTCAAGAACCTTCTCAAGTGCAATCAGATTCAGCCTAATGCAGTTATCTTTAACACCATTATCAATGGCCAGTGCAAAACAGGCAACACTTCCCAGGCTGTGATGTTGCTTAGATACATGGAGAACAAAGGTTGTATGCCGGATGTAGTAACTTATAGCACTGTTATTGATGGTTTGTCCAAAGACAGATTAGTTGATGAAGCTCTGGGTCTTCTTGCCGAAATGAGTGACAAAAGCATTCAACCAAGTGTTGTATCCTATAACTCATTAATTCATGGTATGTGCAACCTCAGTCGGTGGGATGATATTATACAATTGTTAAATGATATGGACAGACACAAAATTTCTCCAGATGAGCATACCTACAGTATATTGGTTGATGCACATGCCAGAGATGGAAAGGTCAAAGATGCTCAATATCTGATAGAGTTGATGATTCAAAGAGGCCAAAATCCTAATGTAGTCACCTACAGTGCACTTATGGATGGATACTGCTTGAGAGGAGAATTGAATAAAGCGTTAGCAGTGCTCAGAACCATGACAAGTAAGGGGATTTTGCCCAACACTCGTACTTATAGTATATTGATTAATGGTTATTGTAAGAAGATGAAAGTAGACACAGCAATACATCTCTTAGAAGAAATGCCCCTGAAAGGTTTAACACCTACAGTTGAAACATACAGTACTATTTTGGATGGCTTATTTCGTACGCGTAGGCTTGATGAAGCACATAAGTTTTATAAGAAGATgttaaacaaaggtgttaaacTGAATGTAGTGACATGCGGCATCTTGTTGCATGGACTTTGCTGGAATGGACTTGTTGGTGAAGCAATGTCCATGTTTCACAAGATGGAGTCATGTGGCTTAGTTCCTGACATATGCATTTATAATATTCTGATTAATGGGTTATTCAGGGACAACAAGGTTGACAAGGCAAGAAACCTTTATCATAATCTTCTTTTGAAGGGTTTACAGCCTACTGTCATAACCTACAACATTATGATACAAGGATTCTGTCATGAAGGGTTGCTGGAAGAAGCATATAAAACACTTTTGGAAATGGAAGAAAACAATTGCTTGGCTAATGGAGTTACATACAACACTCTTATTCGCGGCTGCTTTAAGAATAAGATGTATCATGGAGGTTGTGTGCTTATAGATGAGATGGTTGCTCATGGTTTCAAAGCAGATGCCTCTACCGCCTCCATGCTATTCGATTTGCTGCAATTAAAAGAGCAGGACCCTGCGCTCCTTGCTTTGCAGAAGAAGTTCATGCCT ataatctttggtcaaaatttagtcaatttgaccaacactcgtacttataatatattgatCAATGGTTATTGTAAGAAGATGAAAGTAGACACAGCAATACATCTCTTAGAAGAAATGCCGAGGGCAGGTTTAACACCTACGGTTGAAACGTACAATACTATTTTGGATGGGTTATTTCGTACGCGTAGGCTTGATGAAGCACATAAGTTTTATAAGAAGATGCTAAAGCAAGGTCTTAAACTAGATATAGTGACATGTCGTACCTTGCTACATGGACTTTGCTGGTATGGACTTGTTGTTGAAGCAATGTCCCTGTTTAACAAGATGAAATCATGTGGCTTAGTTCCTGACATACAAATTTATACTATTCTGATTCATGGATTGTTCAAGGACGGCAAGGTTGACGAGGCAAGGAACCTTTTTCATAATCTTCTTTTGAAGGGTTTACAGCCTGATGTCATATCCTACAACATTATGATACAAGGATTCTGTCAAGAAGGGTTGCTGGAAGAAGcatataaaatacttttggaAATGGAAGAACACAATTGCTTGCCTAATGAAGTTACCTACAACACTCTTATACGCGGCTGCTTGAAGAATAAGATGTATGATGGAGGTTGTGTGCTTATAGATGAGATGGTTGCTCATGGTTTCAAAGCAGATGCCTTTACCGCCTCCATGCTATTCGATTTGCTGCAATTAAAAGAGCAGGACCCTGCGCTCCTTGCTTTGCAGAAGAAGTTCATGCCTTGA